The window AATTTATTTCGCGTCGTTGGACCAGTCGTCGTCTTTGCTGTTGGGATCTCCGCCTTGAATCATAAATCCTTTGATGACCCTGTGGAATTTAACCCCGTCGTAAAACCCCGACGTGGATAACTTTATAAAGTTGCCTACCGTCAGCGGCGCGTCTTTGTAAAAAAGCTCCAACTTAACGTCGCCAAAATTGGTTTTAAGGGTGACGTATTTTATATCATTGTTTTTTGTATTCATTTGTTCTTTTTTTATTTCACTTGAGGCGCTGCTTTTTGAAGCGCTGTCGCCACGCATGATCTGCGCTTTCGCGATCTGCTCGCTTAAAAATTTTTGCTCTATATTAAATGTTCGATAAAAACCAAATACCGTACCTGACGAACCGGCTACCATTACGATAAATATAAGCCAATGTACTCTGTTCTTCATTTTCTATTCTCCCAAAAACGGGATAAATTTCTTAAAAATTCTGGCGCTTCTCCTGACCACGGAAATTTTCTTGTCTTTTATTTTTTCCAGCTCCAGTTTCATCAGACCGTAAGCCTCGTCTATGGCGGCGTAAAGGTCCTCGTGCGTCGCCTCCACTCTCGCCCCTTTGGGGTTATGCGGAACGCGAAT is drawn from Candidatus Paceibacter sp. and contains these coding sequences:
- the raiA gene encoding ribosome-associated translation inhibitor RaiA; its protein translation is MKVNIKVTNMQLTPQITDYAEKKVGGLDKFISRMDESVQAWVEIGRTTAHHLKGDVYRAEIQIRVPHNPKGARVEATHEDLYAAIDEAYGLMKLELEKIKDKKISVVRRSARIFKKFIPFLGE